In a genomic window of Mycolicibacillus parakoreensis:
- a CDS encoding alpha/beta hydrolase, whose amino-acid sequence MTYRELGYTSDGVHGAAWHFEGQGRRFATHSGRPAVVMAHGFGGTMDSGLAPFAEKFSAAGLEVLAFDYRGFGYSEGQPRQRISIEGQLADFRAAVDVAKRLPGVDPGRVVLWGPSLSGGHVLRIAAERTDVVAVIAMTPMTSALAASRAVFAQGGVGAVLNALRATARGVRSRVDVRRGRAPRYMPIVAASGQMGAMALDGARDSYLSIAGPAWRNEVDASVGLDIAGVRIKKYAKTLDVSVLVQIADDDRYVPAQSVVGTAVAARAWIRRYPCDHFDVWPGHPWFDKACADQVSFLENVVGTRSASEEPGVHAGRTGA is encoded by the coding sequence GTGACGTACCGCGAACTCGGTTACACCTCTGATGGAGTGCATGGCGCTGCTTGGCACTTCGAAGGTCAGGGCCGGCGCTTCGCTACGCATTCGGGGCGTCCGGCCGTCGTCATGGCGCACGGCTTCGGCGGCACGATGGACTCGGGCCTCGCTCCGTTCGCCGAGAAATTCAGTGCCGCGGGATTGGAGGTGCTGGCTTTCGACTACCGGGGGTTTGGATACTCGGAAGGGCAGCCGCGGCAACGTATTTCCATCGAGGGGCAATTGGCTGATTTCCGTGCCGCAGTCGACGTCGCCAAGCGGTTACCCGGCGTTGACCCCGGCCGGGTGGTGCTCTGGGGGCCGTCGCTTTCGGGCGGGCACGTGCTGCGGATCGCCGCCGAGAGAACAGATGTCGTCGCGGTCATCGCCATGACGCCGATGACCAGCGCTCTGGCGGCGAGTCGTGCGGTATTTGCGCAGGGCGGTGTGGGCGCCGTCCTGAACGCGCTGCGAGCAACGGCGCGCGGCGTGCGGAGCCGAGTCGACGTTCGCCGCGGTAGGGCGCCGCGCTATATGCCGATCGTCGCGGCGTCTGGCCAGATGGGGGCGATGGCGCTTGACGGCGCACGGGACAGTTATCTGTCCATCGCGGGGCCCGCCTGGCGTAACGAAGTGGACGCGTCGGTGGGCCTGGACATCGCCGGTGTCCGTATCAAAAAGTACGCCAAGACATTAGATGTTTCGGTGTTGGTTCAGATCGCCGACGACGACCGGTACGTGCCCGCGCAGTCGGTAGTCGGCACAGCGGTCGCAGCGCGCGCCTGGATCCGACGCTATCCGTGCGATCATTTTGACGTCTGGCCCGGACACCCGTGGTTCGACAAGGCGTGCGCCGACCAGGTCAGTTTCCTGGAGAACGTGGTGGGCACCCGTTCCGCGTCGGAGGAGCCGGGCGTGCATGCTGGGCGGACCGGTGCATGA
- a CDS encoding zinc-binding dehydrogenase has translation MKAAYARAGHIEVDVADNPVPGFGQVLVRPLACGICGSDLHVLEMQASMPEQLPPIIPGHEFVGELIDYGPHCERRLPLGTAVTSVPYLDTAEGPQLLGLSPSAPGALAQRMVLQESRLVAVPDGSVARELIALAEPLAVGAHAVAAAGMRERDVALVVGCGPVGLAVIAALRAAGHGPVVASDFSPRRRELAERLGADVIVDPAETSPYTAWSELAGPALPPSPLLGAGQHANTVIFECVGVPGVLSTICESALPHTRIVVVGVCMQPDTFTPAIANTKELSFHYVFAYRTEEFATAVTWIAEGAIDIAPIVTAKLPLGDTARAFTQLRSPDGHGKILITAE, from the coding sequence ATGAAGGCCGCCTACGCCCGAGCGGGACACATCGAGGTCGATGTGGCCGACAATCCGGTTCCCGGGTTCGGTCAGGTGTTGGTTCGTCCGCTGGCCTGCGGTATCTGCGGTTCCGATCTGCACGTGCTGGAGATGCAGGCGAGCATGCCCGAGCAGCTCCCGCCGATCATCCCGGGCCATGAATTCGTCGGGGAGCTGATCGACTACGGCCCCCACTGCGAGCGTCGACTCCCGCTCGGCACGGCGGTGACCTCGGTTCCGTACCTGGACACCGCTGAGGGGCCTCAACTTCTCGGGCTGTCACCATCGGCGCCGGGCGCATTGGCGCAGCGCATGGTTCTGCAGGAGAGTCGACTGGTGGCGGTGCCCGACGGTTCGGTCGCGCGGGAGTTGATCGCGTTGGCCGAGCCGCTGGCCGTCGGCGCGCACGCCGTCGCCGCAGCCGGCATGCGCGAGCGGGATGTCGCGTTGGTCGTGGGCTGTGGACCCGTCGGTCTGGCGGTGATCGCGGCATTGCGGGCTGCCGGTCACGGCCCCGTGGTGGCCTCGGACTTCTCGCCACGCCGCCGTGAACTTGCCGAACGGCTCGGTGCCGATGTGATCGTCGACCCGGCCGAAACGAGTCCGTATACGGCGTGGTCGGAGCTCGCCGGACCCGCGCTGCCGCCCTCGCCCCTGCTGGGCGCCGGGCAGCACGCCAACACCGTGATCTTCGAATGCGTGGGTGTGCCGGGGGTGCTGTCAACGATCTGCGAGTCGGCCCTGCCTCACACCCGCATCGTCGTCGTGGGGGTCTGCATGCAACCGGATACGTTCACCCCGGCCATCGCCAACACCAAGGAACTGTCCTTCCATTACGTGTTCGCCTACCGGACAGAGGAATTCGCCACTGCGGTGACGTGGATCGCAGAAGGGGCCATCGATATCGCTCCGATCGTCACAGCCAAGCTGCCCCTCGGCGATACCGCCCGGGCGTTCACGCAATTGCGGAGCCCGGACGGGCACGGGAAGATCCTCATCACCGCAGAGTGA
- a CDS encoding SDR family NAD(P)-dependent oxidoreductase, translated as MGNDARRTAVVIGGASGIGWASAQALATRGEQVTIADRNADGARAKALELGDPHTGVEVDVTDEASVRHLFDTTGPVDVVVNCAGFSHIGLITDMAVEQFRDVVDVCLTGAFIVAKYAGRTLRPDGVLISISSLNARQPAAGMSAYCASKAGVSMLTEVAALEFGARGLRANAIAPGFVHTPLTEGVALVPGALEDYVDNTALGRSGTPEDIAGAVLYLSSPAASWLTGEVLDLNGGAHLKRYPDILGHVMKLAERQ; from the coding sequence ATGGGCAACGACGCTCGGCGCACGGCCGTCGTGATCGGGGGCGCCTCGGGAATCGGCTGGGCCAGCGCACAAGCGCTGGCCACTCGTGGAGAACAGGTGACCATTGCGGACCGCAACGCTGACGGTGCCCGAGCAAAGGCGCTCGAACTCGGTGATCCGCATACCGGCGTCGAGGTCGACGTCACCGACGAGGCTTCGGTGCGGCACCTGTTCGACACCACCGGGCCGGTCGACGTGGTCGTCAACTGCGCCGGTTTCTCCCACATCGGTCTGATCACCGACATGGCCGTCGAGCAGTTCCGCGATGTTGTCGATGTGTGCCTGACCGGTGCGTTCATCGTGGCCAAGTACGCCGGCCGCACCCTTCGACCCGACGGTGTCTTGATCTCGATCAGCTCGCTGAACGCGCGCCAGCCCGCGGCCGGGATGAGCGCCTACTGCGCGTCCAAAGCGGGGGTGTCGATGCTCACCGAGGTCGCCGCTCTTGAATTCGGGGCGCGAGGTCTGCGGGCCAACGCGATCGCGCCCGGGTTCGTGCACACCCCGCTGACCGAGGGCGTTGCCCTGGTGCCGGGGGCGTTGGAGGACTACGTGGACAACACCGCGTTGGGCCGCTCCGGCACACCGGAGGACATCGCCGGCGCTGTGCTCTACCTGTCGTCGCCCGCGGCGTCGTGGCTGACCGGTGAGGTGCTCGACCTCAACGGCGGTGCGCATTTGAAGCGGTACCCCGACATTCTCGGTCATGTCATGAAACTCGCTGAGCGGCAATGA
- a CDS encoding flavin-containing monooxygenase: MSRSRPRTAVIGAGISGLTAGKMLGDYGVPYTTFESSDRIGGNWAFGNPNGHSSAYRSLHIDTSKDRLSFKDFPIPKGYPAFPHHSQIKAYLDDYAKAFGLLDNIEFNNGVVHVDRGSDGGWLIDDEGGRRRTFDLLVVANGHHWDPRLPEFPGEFAGETMHSHDYVDPQTPMALSGKRILMVGIGNSAADITVELSSKALQNEVTLSTRSSAWIVPKYLAGRPGDTLWRTTPYLPLSWQRKMMQLLAPAMGIDPQLYGLPPANHKFFEAHPTQSVELPLRLGSGDVVPKPNVSRLDGHTVHFDDGTSGEFDVIIYATGYNITFPFFDPGLVSAPDNHIRLYKRMFKPGLENLVFIGFAQSIPTLFPFVECQSRLLAAYAVGKYALPSVEKMERVIDADQRLHAGHCTDRPRHTQQVDYFYYEHEMRTKELPAGARRAAKAARAEPSFV; encoded by the coding sequence TTGTCTAGATCACGCCCGCGTACAGCGGTGATCGGTGCCGGAATCAGCGGCCTGACCGCGGGGAAGATGCTCGGGGACTACGGAGTTCCGTATACGACGTTTGAGTCCTCCGACCGGATCGGCGGAAATTGGGCGTTCGGAAACCCCAACGGCCACAGCAGCGCCTACCGGTCCCTGCACATCGACACGTCGAAAGACAGATTGTCGTTCAAGGACTTCCCCATCCCCAAGGGTTATCCGGCGTTTCCGCACCACTCGCAGATCAAGGCGTATCTCGATGACTACGCGAAGGCGTTCGGCTTATTGGACAACATCGAGTTCAACAACGGCGTTGTGCATGTGGACCGCGGGTCGGACGGTGGTTGGCTGATCGACGACGAGGGCGGCCGACGCCGCACGTTCGATTTGCTGGTGGTCGCCAACGGCCATCATTGGGACCCGCGACTGCCGGAGTTTCCGGGCGAATTCGCCGGCGAGACCATGCATTCGCACGACTATGTCGATCCGCAGACGCCGATGGCATTGTCCGGCAAGAGGATTCTGATGGTCGGTATCGGCAATAGTGCCGCCGACATTACCGTCGAGTTGTCGTCGAAGGCGTTGCAGAACGAGGTGACCCTCTCGACGCGTTCGAGCGCATGGATCGTTCCCAAGTACCTGGCAGGCCGCCCGGGTGACACGTTGTGGCGCACTACGCCCTACCTGCCGCTATCGTGGCAGCGCAAGATGATGCAACTGTTGGCGCCGGCGATGGGCATTGACCCGCAGCTGTACGGACTGCCGCCGGCGAACCACAAGTTTTTCGAAGCGCATCCGACGCAGTCGGTGGAGCTGCCCTTGCGACTGGGATCGGGTGACGTCGTCCCGAAGCCGAATGTTTCCCGCCTGGATGGACACACCGTGCACTTCGACGACGGCACCAGCGGGGAGTTCGACGTCATCATCTATGCCACCGGCTACAACATCACGTTCCCGTTCTTCGACCCCGGGCTGGTGAGCGCACCCGACAACCACATCCGGCTCTACAAGCGCATGTTCAAACCGGGCCTGGAGAACCTGGTGTTCATCGGGTTTGCGCAGTCGATTCCCACGCTGTTCCCGTTTGTGGAATGCCAGTCCCGGTTGCTGGCCGCCTATGCGGTGGGAAAGTACGCCCTGCCGTCGGTGGAGAAGATGGAGCGTGTCATCGATGCTGACCAGCGTCTGCACGCAGGGCACTGCACGGATCGCCCAAGGCACACCCAGCAAGTCGACTATTTCTACTACGAGCACGAGATGCGGACCAAAGAGCTGCCCGCCGGGGCTCGTCGGGCCGCGAAGGCAGCGAGGGCGGAGCCGAGTTTCGTATGA
- a CDS encoding TetR/AcrR family transcriptional regulator, whose amino-acid sequence MRSALDRRPPQRSRSDDRRDALLDALESCLREATFDKVSLADIAASAGVSRPSFYFYFENKAAALAALMDRMTNDAFVLSTEFVDSTDVPEVRIETMLAALFDTVDRHRYMFAAMVQARGHSEAVRQVWDQINAQLVGRISDMIRTERDRGAAPRGIDPTVLASVLLEFNDRLLERLALGGPLSREQMMIGAKTVWLGAIYGRTAAHPDEGRGVQ is encoded by the coding sequence ATGAGATCAGCATTGGACCGTCGGCCGCCGCAACGCAGTCGTAGCGACGATCGGCGCGATGCCCTACTCGACGCGCTGGAATCCTGCTTGCGTGAGGCGACCTTTGACAAGGTGAGTCTGGCCGATATCGCGGCGTCCGCCGGCGTGTCCCGGCCGAGCTTCTATTTCTACTTCGAGAATAAGGCGGCGGCGCTGGCAGCGCTCATGGATCGGATGACGAACGACGCGTTCGTATTGAGCACCGAATTCGTGGACAGCACCGACGTACCCGAAGTGCGCATCGAGACGATGCTCGCCGCCCTGTTCGACACCGTCGACCGGCACCGATACATGTTTGCGGCGATGGTTCAGGCTCGTGGCCACAGTGAAGCGGTGCGACAGGTCTGGGATCAGATCAACGCCCAGCTCGTTGGCCGGATCAGCGACATGATCCGGACCGAACGCGATCGCGGTGCTGCGCCGCGGGGGATCGATCCCACCGTATTGGCATCGGTTCTGCTGGAGTTCAACGATCGCCTGTTGGAACGGTTGGCGTTGGGGGGCCCGTTGTCGCGGGAGCAGATGATGATCGGCGCCAAGACCGTCTGGCTCGGTGCCATCTACGGTCGGACGGCAGCGCACCCCGACGAAGGTCGCGGTGTGCAGTGA
- a CDS encoding carboxymuconolactone decarboxylase family protein produces MTMAERVPMLDREQAQLRAAECGLPEELAELSVFRVALHQPRVAVALYGLLDALLFRGSLDARLRELVILRIGWITGSEYEWTQHWRIATLLGVPERDLLAVRDWQNSESLGPVERAVLAATDDVVRDGVISEENWAGCQKAFNSDHAVLVELVGAIANWRLFSILLRSLNIPLESGTDGWPPDGRAPRRRD; encoded by the coding sequence GTGACCATGGCGGAACGCGTACCGATGCTCGACCGTGAGCAGGCCCAGCTGCGAGCTGCCGAATGTGGGTTGCCCGAAGAGTTGGCAGAGCTGTCGGTATTCCGCGTGGCACTTCATCAGCCGCGTGTGGCGGTTGCGCTGTATGGGCTGCTGGACGCGTTACTCTTCCGCGGTTCCCTTGACGCGCGGCTACGCGAGCTGGTCATCTTGCGCATCGGCTGGATCACTGGCTCCGAATACGAATGGACTCAACATTGGCGAATCGCCACACTGCTCGGCGTGCCTGAGCGTGATCTCCTCGCGGTGCGCGACTGGCAGAATTCCGAAAGCCTCGGGCCAGTCGAGCGTGCGGTCCTCGCAGCGACCGATGATGTGGTACGCGACGGGGTCATCTCCGAGGAAAACTGGGCTGGGTGCCAGAAGGCGTTCAATAGCGATCACGCGGTTTTGGTCGAACTTGTCGGAGCAATCGCCAATTGGCGGCTCTTTTCGATCCTGCTTCGATCTCTGAATATTCCGCTTGAGTCCGGTACCGACGGCTGGCCGCCCGATGGGCGAGCTCCTCGGCGTCGCGATTGA
- a CDS encoding zinc-dependent alcohol dehydrogenase: protein MIAEAMVLTGPRSLQRRQMIIPDVGDRGAILRVEACGLCGTDHEQFTGHLPAGFSFVPGHEIVGIVEHVGAAAGQRWGVQAGQRVAVEVFRSCRDCPECRRGEYRRCAVNGIATMFGFVDVEIGAGLWGGYATHVELPWDAMLLPIAEDMDPVLATLFNPLGAGIQWGATLPDTKAGDVVAILGPGIRGICAAVAAKEAGAAFVAMTGVGPRDEQRLAIARSFGVDLPIDVSQDDAATALQRETGGRLADVVVDVTAKAPSAFADAVGLARPGGTIVVAGTRGGGGAPRFEPDLLVYKELHVVGALGVEYPAYRAALEILAMGRWPFDRITRESTGFAGLAQLLTSLADESARSSGALHNVFLPTP, encoded by the coding sequence ATGATCGCCGAGGCGATGGTGCTGACCGGACCGCGGAGTCTGCAGCGGCGCCAGATGATCATCCCCGACGTCGGCGACCGGGGTGCGATCCTGCGAGTTGAAGCATGCGGTCTGTGCGGAACAGATCACGAACAATTCACCGGACACCTGCCTGCCGGCTTCTCATTCGTTCCAGGGCACGAAATCGTCGGCATCGTCGAACATGTCGGCGCTGCGGCCGGCCAACGCTGGGGTGTACAAGCCGGCCAGCGCGTGGCCGTTGAGGTGTTCCGGTCCTGCCGAGACTGCCCCGAGTGCCGCCGCGGCGAATACCGGCGGTGCGCGGTGAACGGCATCGCCACCATGTTCGGGTTCGTCGACGTGGAGATCGGCGCGGGCTTATGGGGCGGATACGCCACCCATGTGGAGCTTCCGTGGGACGCGATGCTGCTCCCGATTGCCGAAGACATGGACCCCGTTCTCGCCACGTTGTTCAACCCTCTCGGGGCCGGTATCCAATGGGGGGCGACTCTTCCCGACACCAAGGCCGGGGACGTCGTAGCGATCCTGGGGCCCGGCATCCGCGGAATCTGTGCGGCGGTGGCGGCCAAAGAGGCGGGAGCCGCGTTCGTCGCGATGACCGGCGTCGGCCCACGCGACGAACAACGACTGGCCATCGCCAGATCATTCGGTGTCGACCTGCCCATCGATGTATCGCAGGACGATGCAGCGACCGCGCTTCAGCGTGAGACAGGCGGACGGCTTGCCGACGTGGTCGTCGACGTCACCGCCAAAGCACCCTCCGCGTTCGCCGATGCCGTCGGCCTTGCCAGGCCCGGCGGCACAATTGTGGTGGCCGGCACCCGCGGAGGAGGCGGCGCGCCCCGGTTTGAACCAGACTTGTTGGTCTATAAAGAATTACACGTCGTAGGCGCACTCGGCGTGGAGTATCCCGCCTACCGGGCAGCCCTCGAGATTCTCGCCATGGGCCGCTGGCCGTTCGACCGGATCACCAGAGAATCAACCGGATTCGCTGGGCTCGCACAGCTGCTCACTTCGCTTGCAGATGAAAGTGCCCGATCAAGTGGGGCGCTCCACAACGTCTTTTTGCCCACGCCCTAA
- a CDS encoding acetyl-CoA acetyltransferase produces MLVEARTPVVVGVGEVTHRGNDFVDPIDLAVEAARRAVKDAGRPVERRIDTVATPGILVIPRDNPASRIAEAMHISPARRISCPVGGNTPQYLVEVLGGEIREGRADVVLVVGAESGHSARKLQGRALLDSPPPPRSGDESLGDARPGLSQAELSVGLSWPHEVYPIFESAIAARHGRDFDAQREWLGTLMAPFTAEAARHPEQAWFPRARSATELSEVTAENRMVCLPYPKLLNSIMSVDMAAAFILMAAEVADELGVARDRWVFPWSAATCNDVYFPVERPDLSRSSGIEVAARKALNAGRLTIDDIRWFDLYSCFPSAIEMTAEALDLDPLDDRGLTVTGGLPYHGGPGNNYVSHSIVEMVRRCRRDPTDVGLVTGLGWYSTKHSVGLWSATPPPTGWRLLDTAVEQAQIDSSRLGVAGVDEATGCATVDGYTVVYDRDGQPRWTPIIAHLSDGRRVVARSDDPQIAEAMGGEMYVGKTVCLRNTGSFTGFELP; encoded by the coding sequence ATGTTGGTAGAAGCGCGTACCCCGGTTGTCGTCGGCGTGGGCGAAGTTACCCATCGCGGGAACGACTTCGTGGACCCGATCGACTTGGCGGTAGAAGCCGCACGCCGCGCGGTCAAAGACGCAGGTCGCCCGGTCGAGCGGCGCATCGACACCGTCGCGACTCCCGGCATCCTGGTCATACCGCGCGACAATCCCGCCAGCAGGATCGCCGAAGCGATGCACATCAGTCCCGCCCGCCGCATCAGCTGTCCCGTCGGCGGAAACACCCCGCAGTATCTCGTCGAGGTGTTGGGTGGCGAAATACGCGAAGGCCGTGCAGATGTCGTCCTGGTCGTCGGGGCGGAGAGCGGGCATTCCGCACGCAAGCTTCAGGGCAGGGCACTTCTCGACTCGCCGCCCCCACCCCGCTCCGGCGACGAATCCCTGGGCGACGCCCGCCCCGGGCTGAGTCAAGCCGAATTGTCGGTGGGTCTGAGTTGGCCGCACGAGGTGTATCCCATCTTCGAGTCCGCGATCGCCGCGCGCCACGGCCGCGACTTCGATGCTCAACGGGAGTGGCTGGGCACGCTGATGGCACCGTTCACAGCCGAGGCGGCACGCCATCCGGAACAGGCCTGGTTCCCACGCGCACGAAGTGCCACCGAACTCAGCGAAGTCACCGCGGAAAACCGCATGGTCTGCTTGCCCTATCCCAAGTTGCTCAACAGCATCATGTCCGTCGACATGGCTGCCGCCTTCATTCTCATGGCGGCCGAGGTGGCGGACGAATTGGGCGTCGCGCGCGATCGTTGGGTCTTTCCCTGGTCAGCAGCGACTTGCAACGACGTGTACTTCCCCGTGGAACGGCCGGACCTCAGTCGCTCATCGGGTATCGAGGTAGCGGCACGGAAGGCTCTCAATGCGGGGCGGTTGACCATCGACGACATCCGGTGGTTCGATCTCTACTCCTGCTTCCCGTCGGCAATTGAGATGACTGCCGAGGCTCTCGACTTGGACCCCCTCGACGACAGAGGCCTCACAGTAACCGGAGGCCTGCCGTATCACGGCGGTCCCGGAAACAATTACGTCAGCCACTCGATCGTTGAGATGGTCCGACGGTGTAGACGCGACCCAACCGATGTCGGACTCGTCACCGGCCTCGGGTGGTATTCGACGAAGCATTCGGTCGGTCTGTGGTCGGCCACCCCGCCACCAACCGGGTGGCGACTGCTCGACACGGCGGTCGAGCAAGCTCAGATCGATTCATCGAGGTTGGGTGTCGCAGGCGTCGACGAGGCGACCGGTTGCGCGACAGTGGACGGATACACCGTCGTCTACGACCGAGACGGGCAACCTCGATGGACTCCGATCATCGCGCACCTGTCCGACGGGCGAAGAGTCGTCGCACGCAGCGACGATCCGCAGATTGCCGAGGCGATGGGCGGGGAAATGTATGTAGGTAAAACGGTGTGCCTCCGAAACACAGGGTCGTTCACCGGATTCGAGCTTCCATGA
- a CDS encoding TetR/AcrR family transcriptional regulator: MVSCAWASHNGVRARHTGCVSTRLLRWGAAAPTDRGSARDRLLDAAERCLESCGVVGTTMEDIGRTAGVSRATVYRYFPSREAVMSGVIIRAAERYLDRISPRIAAHADLGSALVDFVEYTVEAARREEIIGLLFGSDEELAGVGLAAGTSTSLFEIVTEFLRPIFTRHWSCVEPGVSVDDAAEWVVRTILSLLTVRGPRERSRDGLRAFLSRFLLPAILAGDHARPM, encoded by the coding sequence ATGGTGTCATGTGCGTGGGCAAGTCACAATGGTGTGCGCGCGCGGCATACTGGCTGTGTGTCGACGAGGTTGTTGAGATGGGGCGCCGCCGCGCCGACAGATCGTGGGTCCGCTCGCGACCGGTTGCTCGATGCTGCCGAGCGGTGCCTCGAGAGTTGCGGTGTGGTGGGCACGACTATGGAGGACATCGGCAGAACAGCGGGTGTGTCCAGGGCAACGGTGTATCGCTACTTCCCCAGTCGGGAGGCGGTGATGTCGGGCGTCATCATTCGCGCCGCCGAGCGCTATCTCGACCGCATCAGCCCGCGGATCGCGGCGCACGCCGACCTGGGCTCCGCGCTCGTCGACTTCGTGGAATACACGGTTGAGGCCGCGCGCCGCGAAGAGATCATCGGATTGTTGTTCGGCAGCGACGAGGAACTAGCCGGCGTGGGTCTCGCGGCGGGGACCTCGACGTCCCTCTTCGAAATCGTCACCGAATTTCTGCGTCCCATCTTCACCAGACACTGGAGTTGCGTGGAACCGGGCGTCTCCGTCGACGACGCCGCCGAGTGGGTTGTCCGCACGATACTGAGCCTGCTGACTGTTCGAGGGCCGCGGGAGCGCAGTCGTGACGGACTCCGGGCGTTTCTGTCGAGGTTTCTCCTTCCGGCGATCCTGGCGGGTGACCACGCTCGACCGATGTGA
- a CDS encoding PaaI family thioesterase produces MQFTTFNEQVAEQLKSAAETTGGLAGYLGFRHTEFAAGRLVAEMDARDDLKTPFGNLHGGCLSAMVDHCLGVVFYPVIPLGSWVATTEFKLNLLRPVSSGTCVATAEIIALGRTSGVARIDICNDGRAVCAAQGTVTVVAPKTSS; encoded by the coding sequence GTGCAATTCACCACGTTCAACGAACAGGTCGCTGAGCAACTCAAGAGCGCAGCAGAAACCACGGGCGGGTTGGCCGGTTACCTCGGCTTCCGTCACACCGAATTCGCTGCGGGACGGCTCGTCGCGGAGATGGACGCACGCGACGACCTGAAGACGCCGTTCGGCAACCTGCATGGGGGCTGCTTATCGGCCATGGTCGACCACTGCCTCGGCGTGGTGTTTTATCCCGTGATTCCACTGGGATCTTGGGTCGCGACAACGGAGTTCAAACTGAATCTGCTTCGTCCGGTCTCCAGCGGCACCTGTGTAGCCACAGCTGAGATCATCGCGCTGGGCAGAACCAGCGGGGTGGCGCGGATCGACATCTGCAACGACGGCAGAGCGGTGTGTGCGGCCCAGGGAACCGTCACCGTCGTCGCACCGAAGACGAGCTCCTGA
- a CDS encoding alpha/beta fold hydrolase yields the protein MSAKRTGDSSAPVVERVPTADGLALAVDLYHCDAPRAVVLLLHGGGQSRHAWDVTAQRLHQRGYTVAAYDTRGHGDSDWDPDGRYDMDRLGSDLLAVRSYADSGRPVAAIGASLGGLTILGTHLLAPPDLWQAVVLVDVTPRMEMDGARRVVAFMSAHPEGFDSLESAADVIAAYNPHRPRPENLDGLRKVLARREDGRWSWRWDPAFVTSNFQFLQGDPDEGAEYFEMMSAFLLDGARQVSAPTLLVRGLLSDIVSEETVRHFLTVVPHAQTVDVSGAGHMIAGDNNDAFSTAVVEFLDRTI from the coding sequence ATGTCGGCAAAGAGAACAGGCGATTCGTCGGCTCCTGTGGTCGAGCGCGTGCCCACGGCAGACGGGCTGGCGCTGGCCGTCGACCTCTACCACTGTGACGCACCGCGGGCGGTCGTGTTGCTCCTTCACGGCGGCGGTCAAAGCCGACACGCCTGGGACGTCACCGCCCAACGCCTGCACCAGCGGGGATACACGGTGGCCGCGTACGACACCAGGGGACACGGGGACAGCGACTGGGACCCCGACGGACGCTACGACATGGACCGGCTGGGGTCCGACCTATTGGCCGTGCGCTCATACGCCGATTCCGGCCGCCCCGTCGCCGCGATCGGCGCATCTCTGGGCGGGTTGACCATTCTCGGAACACACTTGCTCGCCCCGCCGGATCTATGGCAGGCCGTCGTGCTGGTTGACGTCACTCCGAGAATGGAGATGGACGGCGCCCGACGAGTCGTAGCGTTCATGTCGGCACACCCCGAAGGTTTCGACAGCCTAGAGTCGGCCGCTGACGTGATCGCCGCCTACAACCCGCACCGCCCTCGCCCCGAAAACCTCGACGGGCTCCGAAAAGTCCTCGCCCGTCGCGAAGACGGTCGCTGGTCCTGGCGATGGGATCCAGCCTTCGTGACGTCGAATTTCCAGTTCCTGCAGGGTGATCCAGACGAGGGCGCTGAGTACTTCGAGATGATGAGCGCCTTCCTTCTCGATGGTGCGCGGCAGGTGTCCGCGCCAACGCTGCTGGTCCGGGGCCTACTATCTGACATCGTCTCCGAAGAGACAGTAAGGCATTTCCTGACCGTCGTTCCGCACGCGCAAACCGTTGACGTGTCGGGCGCGGGACACATGATTGCCGGCGACAACAACGACGCATTCTCGACGGCGGTCGTCGAATTCCTCGACAGGACCATATGA
- a CDS encoding TetR/AcrR family transcriptional regulator — translation MREKVLRATRELAIEKGWDQVRMSEVAESVGVSRPTLYKEFGDKQGLGDALVVSEGQRFMEGILAVLAEHVGDVRGGITAAVQFTLCEAEDSPLLKAVLTSNASGNDRGGSSSTGVLPLLPTSASLLQLCSAALITWFNDHFDDLDPEDVEEVADVLVRLTVSHVVLPAADIATTGERISRVALRYLGVVHSL, via the coding sequence GTGCGCGAAAAGGTTTTGAGGGCGACACGAGAACTCGCCATCGAGAAGGGCTGGGATCAGGTCCGGATGAGCGAGGTTGCCGAATCGGTCGGCGTCTCCCGCCCGACGTTGTACAAAGAGTTCGGCGACAAACAGGGGCTCGGCGACGCGCTTGTGGTGTCGGAGGGCCAGCGCTTTATGGAAGGCATTCTTGCCGTCCTTGCCGAACACGTGGGCGACGTGCGGGGCGGCATCACCGCAGCGGTGCAATTCACCCTCTGTGAAGCAGAAGACAGCCCGCTCCTCAAGGCAGTTCTGACGTCCAACGCTTCGGGGAATGATCGCGGTGGCTCGTCGTCTACTGGAGTCCTACCTCTTCTGCCGACGTCGGCTTCCCTGCTTCAGCTCTGCTCCGCGGCTCTGATCACGTGGTTTAACGACCACTTCGACGATCTCGATCCCGAAGACGTTGAGGAGGTCGCAGATGTTCTGGTGCGACTGACAGTGAGTCATGTTGTACTCCCCGCCGCGGACATCGCCACCACCGGTGAGCGGATCTCCCGCGTAGCACTCAGGTACCTGGGAGTTGTCCACAGTTTGTAG